From a single Kitasatospora sp. NBC_00458 genomic region:
- a CDS encoding cell division protein FtsQ/DivIB, whose amino-acid sequence MADARLAEPPPAGGRGHPHDEDLGDEEYAPRLRLSRRGVVVLGSFGAAVLGVLAWLVFFSSVLDVRSVSVQGVQDDRLTADQVRSAIGGVGSGPLARVDLEDVRRQVEAIPRVAGAEVWRGWPHTLRVKITQRTAVAAVKGEDGRFTQVDAGGVSFATEPAAPEGVPVVELRLSQPARDAESVIGPAQLVNGAVTVAAGLPTEVRQRAGAVLVHSYDDIQLQLSGGVTVRWGSPEQTDRKSRVLVALLGQKGTNFDVSAPDAPAVSG is encoded by the coding sequence GTGGCTGACGCCCGGCTCGCCGAGCCGCCCCCGGCCGGCGGCCGGGGGCACCCGCACGACGAGGACCTGGGGGACGAGGAGTACGCCCCGCGGCTGCGGCTCTCCCGGCGCGGGGTGGTGGTGCTGGGTTCGTTCGGCGCCGCGGTGCTGGGCGTGCTGGCCTGGCTGGTCTTCTTCTCCTCGGTCCTCGACGTGCGCAGCGTCTCGGTGCAGGGCGTGCAGGACGACAGGCTGACGGCCGACCAGGTCCGCTCGGCGATCGGCGGGGTCGGTTCCGGCCCGCTGGCCCGGGTGGACCTGGAGGACGTCCGGCGGCAGGTGGAGGCGATCCCGCGGGTGGCCGGCGCCGAGGTCTGGCGGGGCTGGCCGCACACCCTGCGGGTGAAGATCACCCAGCGCACGGCGGTCGCCGCGGTGAAGGGCGAGGACGGCCGCTTCACCCAGGTCGACGCCGGGGGCGTGAGCTTCGCCACCGAGCCGGCCGCCCCGGAGGGCGTCCCGGTGGTGGAGCTCAGGCTCAGTCAGCCGGCCAGGGACGCGGAGTCGGTGATCGGGCCGGCGCAGTTGGTGAACGGTGCGGTGACGGTGGCCGCGGGCCTGCCGACCGAGGTCCGGCAGCGGGCCGGGGCGGTTCTGGTGCATTCGTACGACGACATCCAGTTGCAGCTCAGCGGGGGTGTGACGGTCCGCTGGGGGAGTCCGGAGCAGACCGATCGGAAATCCCGCGTGCTGGTGGCGCTGCTGGGTCAGAAGGGTACGAACTTCGACGTGAGTGCGCCGGACGCGCCGGCGGTGTCCGGATGA
- the ftsW gene encoding putative lipid II flippase FtsW, translating to MISATTTAYKSAGPLARVQAFRARLRYTLDRPLTPYLLIAGTALLLVGLGLMMVFSASQILALGQHRSTQFYFFKQLVGVLLGFALLVGFALVPVAVLRVIVYPVMLGVIGALVLVAIPGVGVEVNGNRNWLDFGVFQFQPSEFAKLALVLWGADLLARKQKNGTLDQWKHLLVPLVPGALLLLALIMLGGDMGTAMILVAMLFGLLWMVGAPLRLFVATLGVAVVVCTALVVTVPHRAERLSCIGVTKLDPAGACFQALHGVYSFGLGGLFGSGLGAGVEKWGQLPEAHTDFIFATTGEELGLVGTLSVIGLFAALGYAGIRVAIGTKDPFVRYAAGAAITWIMAQAVINLGSALGLLPIAGVPLPLFSYGGSAMLSAMSAIGVLLCLARSSSGAKAALAARSKNSRIRRQLARVLPRRRTTARPAPVPARRER from the coding sequence GTGATCTCGGCCACCACCACCGCCTACAAGTCCGCCGGCCCGCTGGCCCGCGTACAGGCCTTCCGGGCCCGCCTGCGGTACACCCTGGACCGGCCGCTCACGCCGTACCTGCTGATCGCCGGCACGGCGCTGCTGCTGGTGGGGCTCGGGCTGATGATGGTGTTCTCCGCCTCGCAGATCCTCGCCCTGGGCCAGCACCGTTCGACCCAGTTCTACTTCTTCAAACAGCTGGTCGGGGTGCTGCTCGGCTTCGCGCTGCTGGTCGGGTTCGCCCTGGTTCCGGTGGCGGTGCTGCGGGTGATCGTCTACCCGGTGATGCTCGGGGTGATCGGGGCGCTCGTCCTGGTCGCCATCCCCGGCGTCGGCGTGGAGGTCAACGGCAACCGGAACTGGCTGGATTTCGGCGTGTTCCAGTTCCAGCCCTCCGAGTTCGCCAAGCTGGCCCTGGTGCTGTGGGGCGCCGACCTGCTGGCGCGGAAGCAGAAGAACGGCACCCTCGACCAGTGGAAGCACCTGCTGGTCCCGCTGGTCCCCGGTGCGCTGCTGCTGCTCGCGCTGATCATGCTCGGCGGCGACATGGGCACCGCGATGATCCTGGTGGCCATGCTGTTCGGCCTGCTCTGGATGGTCGGCGCGCCGCTTCGGCTGTTCGTGGCCACCCTCGGCGTGGCGGTGGTGGTCTGCACCGCCCTGGTGGTCACCGTCCCGCACCGCGCCGAGCGGCTCTCCTGCATCGGCGTGACCAAGCTCGACCCGGCCGGCGCCTGCTTCCAGGCCCTGCACGGCGTCTACTCGTTCGGCCTCGGCGGCCTCTTCGGCTCCGGCCTCGGCGCCGGCGTCGAGAAGTGGGGCCAGCTCCCGGAGGCGCACACCGACTTCATCTTCGCCACGACCGGCGAGGAACTGGGACTGGTGGGGACGCTGTCGGTGATCGGTCTCTTCGCGGCACTAGGCTACGCGGGTATCCGTGTGGCCATCGGCACGAAGGATCCCTTCGTCAGGTACGCCGCGGGAGCCGCCATCACCTGGATCATGGCTCAGGCCGTGATCAACCTGGGGTCGGCGCTGGGACTGCTGCCCATCGCGGGCGTCCCGCTCCCGCTGTTCTCCTACGGCGGTTCCGCCATGCTGTCGGCCATGTCCGCGATCGGGGTGCTGCTCTGCCTGGCACGCAGCAGCTCGGGAGCGAAGGCGGCCCTGGCCGCCCGGAGCAAGAACTCCCGGATCAGGAGACAGCTGGCCCGGGTGCTGCCACGACGACGAACCACAGCGCGCCCGGCCCCGGTGCCGGCACGCAGGGAGCGGTGA
- the murG gene encoding undecaprenyldiphospho-muramoylpentapeptide beta-N-acetylglucosaminyltransferase, translating into MHVVLAGGGTAGHIEPAMALADALRRHDPSVGITALGTERGLETRLVPERGYQLELIPAVPLPRKPTPELITVPGRLRGTVRAAQEIIERVKADAVVGFGGYVAMPAYLAAKRAGVPIVVHEANARPGLANKIGARYSDFVAVSTPDSKLRDSRYIGIPLRRTIATLDRNASRPEARHYFGLDQRLPTLLVSGGSQGARRLNETVAAIAPRLQQYGVQILHAVGPKNELPQVDDIPGMPPYRALPYLDRMDLAYAAADLMLCRAGAMTVAELAAVGLPAAFVPLPIGNGEQRLNAQPMVKAGGGLLVDDAELNPDWVLQNVLPVLTDPQKLWDMSRAAAEFGRRDADELLVGMVYEAIEAARGGRRRG; encoded by the coding sequence GTGCATGTCGTACTCGCCGGCGGGGGGACCGCCGGTCACATCGAGCCGGCCATGGCCCTCGCGGACGCCCTCCGCAGGCATGACCCGTCCGTCGGGATCACCGCCCTCGGGACCGAGCGCGGCCTGGAGACCCGGCTGGTACCCGAGCGCGGCTACCAGCTGGAGCTGATCCCGGCCGTCCCGCTGCCCCGCAAGCCCACGCCCGAGCTGATCACCGTCCCGGGCCGGCTGCGCGGCACCGTCCGGGCCGCCCAGGAGATCATCGAGCGGGTCAAGGCGGACGCGGTGGTCGGCTTCGGCGGCTACGTCGCGATGCCCGCCTACCTGGCCGCCAAACGGGCCGGTGTGCCGATCGTGGTGCACGAGGCCAACGCCCGGCCCGGCCTGGCCAACAAGATCGGCGCGCGCTACAGCGACTTCGTCGCGGTCTCCACGCCGGACAGCAAGCTCCGCGACTCCCGGTACATCGGCATCCCGCTGCGCCGGACCATCGCCACCCTGGACCGCAACGCGTCCCGGCCCGAGGCCCGGCACTACTTCGGCCTCGACCAGCGGCTGCCCACCCTGCTGGTCTCGGGCGGCTCGCAGGGCGCGCGCCGGCTCAACGAGACGGTCGCGGCGATCGCCCCGCGCCTCCAGCAGTACGGCGTCCAGATCCTGCACGCCGTCGGCCCCAAGAACGAGCTGCCGCAGGTGGACGACATCCCCGGGATGCCGCCGTACCGCGCGCTGCCGTACCTGGACCGGATGGACCTCGCGTACGCGGCCGCCGACCTGATGCTCTGCCGGGCGGGCGCGATGACGGTGGCCGAGCTGGCGGCCGTGGGCCTGCCCGCCGCCTTCGTCCCGCTGCCGATCGGCAACGGCGAGCAGCGGCTGAACGCCCAGCCGATGGTGAAGGCCGGCGGCGGGCTGCTGGTCGACGACGCCGAGCTGAACCCGGACTGGGTGCTGCAGAACGTGCTGCCGGTGCTCACCGACCCGCAGAAGCTCTGGGACATGAGCCGGGCCGCCGCCGAGTTCGGCCGCCGGGACGCGGACGAGCTGCTGGTCGGCATGGTCTACGAGGCCATCGAGGCAGCCAGGGGCGGCCGCCGTCGTGGCTGA
- the ftsZ gene encoding cell division protein FtsZ, with protein sequence MAAPQNYLAVIKVVGIGGGGVNAINRMIEVGLKGVEFIAINTDAQALLMSDADVKLDVGRELTRGLGAGANPEVGRKAAEDHREEIEEVLKGADMVFVTAGEGGGTGTGGAPVVANIARSLGALTIGVVTRPFTFEGRRRANQAEDGIASLREEVDTLIVIPNDRLLSISDRQVSVLDAFRSADQVLLSGVQGITDLITTPGLINLDFADVKSVMSEAGSALMGIGSARGEDRAKAAAVMAISSPLLEASIDGARGVLLSISGGSDLGLFEINESAQLVSEAAHPEANIIFGAVIDDALGDEVRVTVIAAGFDGGQPPAIVRDPVVKASATPSGSSASSAGSAPERPAGRPAYGGIGSVTSRPEGEGSAPVRPAEAPATATAAPVPPQVQPARQPYVESPAEELDVPDFLK encoded by the coding sequence GTGGCAGCACCGCAGAACTACCTCGCAGTCATCAAGGTCGTCGGAATCGGCGGCGGTGGTGTCAACGCCATCAACCGGATGATCGAGGTCGGTCTCAAGGGCGTCGAGTTCATCGCGATCAACACCGATGCGCAGGCCCTCCTCATGAGCGACGCCGACGTCAAGCTCGATGTGGGCCGTGAACTCACCCGGGGCCTCGGCGCCGGCGCCAACCCCGAGGTCGGCCGCAAGGCCGCCGAGGACCACCGCGAGGAGATCGAGGAGGTCCTCAAGGGGGCCGACATGGTCTTCGTCACCGCCGGCGAGGGCGGCGGCACCGGCACCGGCGGCGCCCCCGTGGTCGCCAACATCGCCCGCTCGCTGGGCGCGCTCACCATCGGCGTGGTCACCCGCCCGTTCACCTTCGAGGGCCGGCGTCGCGCCAACCAGGCCGAGGACGGCATCGCCAGCCTCCGCGAAGAGGTCGACACCCTCATCGTGATCCCCAACGACCGGCTGCTGTCCATCTCGGACCGCCAGGTCAGCGTGCTGGACGCGTTCCGCTCCGCCGACCAGGTGCTGCTCTCCGGCGTCCAGGGCATCACCGACCTGATCACCACCCCCGGTCTGATCAACCTCGACTTCGCCGACGTCAAGTCCGTCATGTCCGAGGCCGGTTCGGCGCTCATGGGCATCGGCTCGGCCCGCGGCGAGGACCGCGCCAAGGCCGCCGCCGTGATGGCGATCTCCTCCCCGCTGCTGGAGGCCTCGATCGACGGCGCCCGCGGCGTGCTGCTCTCCATCTCGGGCGGCTCCGACCTCGGCCTGTTCGAGATCAACGAGTCCGCCCAGCTGGTCAGCGAGGCGGCGCACCCCGAGGCCAACATCATCTTCGGCGCGGTCATCGACGACGCGCTCGGCGACGAGGTCCGGGTCACCGTCATCGCGGCCGGCTTCGACGGCGGCCAGCCGCCGGCCATCGTCCGCGACCCGGTGGTCAAGGCGAGCGCGACCCCGTCCGGCTCGTCGGCCTCGTCCGCCGGCAGCGCCCCCGAGCGCCCGGCCGGCCGGCCCGCGTACGGCGGCATCGGCTCGGTGACGTCCCGTCCGGAGGGTGAGGGCTCGGCTCCGGTCCGTCCCGCGGAGGCCCCGGCCACCGCGACGGCCGCCCCGGTTCCGCCGCAGGTGCAGCCGGCCCGCCAGCCGTACGTGGAGAGCCCGGCGGAGGAGCTCGACGTCCCGGACTTCCTTAAGTGA